The following are encoded together in the Macadamia integrifolia cultivar HAES 741 chromosome 10, SCU_Mint_v3, whole genome shotgun sequence genome:
- the LOC122091765 gene encoding nuclear poly(A) polymerase 3: MAYACTNHRRALVPGPQFFDLQTAIPAPLGFPPGSFGVVNPNLRPVVPQIEVLVPVTPPAVAPFRFTVNPAILMRMDEERTQSLLQFMANDGLVPSAEEESKRTEVIANLKQILLAWIKKVAWQRRFPRRLISSTSATILTYGSYGLGVHGSESDVDALCVGPSFATMNEDFFIVLRNMLQNRPEVSEIHCVKDAKVPLMRFKFNGISVDLPYAKLKVNSVPEDLDILNPFFLMNIDDTSWRSLSGVRANIRILQLVPNIENFQAMLRCLKLWAKRRGVYGNLHGFLGGIHMAVLAAYVCQLHPNASINILISKFFETFALWRWPTPVMLQDEMAPMGVGVSEVHSLMPIMLPCSSREYCHSNITKSTFNRIRSELLRGHAMTRDFLRPDFAWSTLVEHFQYTKKYVRFVRVFLSASDQDELGDWVGWVKSRFRVLILKVEEAQGLCDPNPTEYVDPDVADPNVVFYWGLQPGRSRFTDVDYVEEDFIKSINHGFQGPRGIFELSIVEASALSKNVKIDSGTAEEPKACWRMPEYNRQMKPIYSQHMPHYFVGYVAKTEDRG; this comes from the exons ATGGCATATGCTTGCACAAATCATAGGCGTGCTCTTGTACCAGGTCCTCAGTTCTTTGATCTTCAAACAGCGATTCCTGCTCCCCTCGGGTTTCCCCCTGGATCTTTTGGTGTTGTGAACCCTAATTTACGTCCGGTGGTGCCCCAGATTGAGGTTTTGGTTCCAGTCACTCCTCCTGCTGTTGCTCCGTTTCGATTTACAGTGAATCCTGCTATTTTGATGCGTATGGACGAGGAAAGGACACAGTCTCTGCTTCAG TTCATGGCAAATGACGGACTCGTTCCGTCTGCCGAAGAGGAATCGAAGAGGACAGAAGTTATTGCTAATCTTAAGCAG ATACTGTTGGCGTGGATAAAGAAGGTAGCATGGCAGCGTCGATTTCCTAGGCGTCTTATCTCGAGCACTTCTGCAACAATATTAACCTATGGATCCTATGGCCTGGGT GTTCATGGGTCGGAGTCAgatgttgatgctttatgtgtTGGCCCTTCGTTTGCCACCATGAAT gaagatttttttattgttttgcgCAACATGCTTCAAAACAGGCCTGAAGTCTCGGAGATCCACTGTGTTAAGGATGCTAAAGTTCCCTTAATGCGATTTAAATTCAATGGGATCTCAGTTGATCTCCCATATGCAAAGCTTAAAGTAAATTCTGTTCCCGAA GATCTGGACATTCTGAACCCTTTCTTCTTAATGAACATTGACGACACCAGTTGGAGAAGCTTGTCTGGAGTCCGGGCTAATATACGTATTCTTCAGCTTGTGCCAAACATAGAG AACTTCCAAGCAATGCTACGATGTCTTAAGTTATGGGCAAAGCGGCGAGGAGTGTATGGTAAT TTACATGGGTTTCTTGGAGGGATCCACATGGCAGTTCTTGCAGCTTATGTTTGTCAGTTGCATCCTAACGCAAGCATAAATATTCTTATTTCAAAGTTCTTTGAGACGTTTGCTCTTTGGCGCTGGCCCACACCAGTGATGCTGCAAGATGAGATGGCACCAATGGGTGTAGGTGTCAGTGAAGTGCATTCCTTAATGCCAATTATGTTACCCTGTAGCTCACGTGAATACTGCCATTCAAATATTACAAAAAGCACATTCAACCGGATCAGATCAGAGCTTCTACGTGGACATGCTATGACCAGG GATTTTCTAAGGCCAGATTTTGCATGGAGTACTCTTGTTGAGCATTTTCAATACACAAAGAAATATGTACGTTTTGTTCGGGTCTTCCTTTCTGCTTCAGATCAAGATGAGCTAGGAGATTGGGTGGGTTGGGTGAAGTCACGCTTCCGTGTTCTTATTCTAAAG GTGGAGGAGGCGCAGGGACTTTGTGATCCCAATCCTACAGAGTATGTTGATCCAGATGTAGCAGATCCAAATGTTGTCTTCTACTGGGGATTACAACCTGGACGGAGCAGATTCACAGATGTAGAttatgttgaagaagattttaTAAAATCTATCAATCATGGCTTTCAAGGTCCCCGTGGAATTTTTGAACTGTCTATTGTGGAAGCTTCTGCTCTATCTAAGAATGTCAAGATCGATTCTGGAACCGCCGAAGAACCTAAAGCATGCTGGAGGATGCCTGAATACAACCGACAGATGAAACCTATATATTCACAGCATATGCCGCATTACTTTGTTGGGTATGTAGCCAAAACTGAAGATAGGGGTTGA
- the LOC122091766 gene encoding uncharacterized protein LOC122091766 isoform X1, producing the protein MALTERDLLVDLESGGTTSVEGNEEPSAGVKQTKKLLGRVWNGFVNYDGAIKGEDGMILVNGSSSVDFCPENPEMLTDKKSGEEEPLVLGEKKVVKEKRKKTKKPPKPPRPPRGPSLDAADMKLVREISELAMLKRARIERMKALKKMKAAKATSPSGSLCAMVITILFCLVIIFQGMCSKSSSSVSFQGSPESAVGFISIEYNKNLSDSEANGTSARSPNFMNQVAGSDSQ; encoded by the exons ATGGCTCTGACAGAAAGAGACCTTTTAGTTGATCTTGAAAGTGGTGGGACTACTAGTGTAGAAGGAAATGAAGAACCGAGTGCAGGTGTTAAACAAACAAAGAAATTGTTGGGTAGGGTATGGAATGGGTTTGTCAACTATGATGGTGCAATCAAAGGTGAAGATGGGATGATTTTAGTCAACGGTTCAAGTTCTGTTGATTTCTGTCCTGAGAATCCAGAAATGTTGACAGACAAGAAGTCTGGAGAAGAAGAACCGTTGGTCCTTGGAGAAAAGAAGGTGGTAAAGGAGAAAcggaaaaagacaaaaaagccTCCAAAGCCACCGCGACCTCCCAGAGGTCCATCATTGGATGCTGCTGACATGAAGCTGGTTCGAGAGATCTCTGAGCTTGCTATGTTGAAGCGGGCAAGGATTGAACGGATGAAAgcattgaagaagatgaaagcaGCCAAGGCAACATCACCAAGTGGCAGCCTGTGTGCTATGGTCATCACCATACTCTTCTGCCTTGTAATAATTTTTCAAG GAATGTGCTCCAAAAGCAGCTCAAGTGTCAGCTTCCAGGGATCTCCTGAATCAGCCGTTGGATTTATTTCAATTGAATATAATAAGAATCTTTCTGATAGTGAAGCCAATGGGACTAGTGCCCGGTCACCCAA TTTCATGAATCAGGTTGCCGGGTCTGATTCCCAGTAA
- the LOC122091766 gene encoding uncharacterized protein LOC122091766 isoform X2 has product MALTERDLLVDLESGGTTSVEGNEEPSAGVKQTKKLLGRVWNGFVNYDGAIKGEDGMILVNGSSSVDFCPENPEMLTDKKSGEEEPLVLGEKKVVKEKRKKTKKPPKPPRPPRGPSLDAADMKLVREISELAMLKRARIERMKALKKMKAAKATSPSGSLCAMVITILFCLVIIFQGFLGSRVSRP; this is encoded by the exons ATGGCTCTGACAGAAAGAGACCTTTTAGTTGATCTTGAAAGTGGTGGGACTACTAGTGTAGAAGGAAATGAAGAACCGAGTGCAGGTGTTAAACAAACAAAGAAATTGTTGGGTAGGGTATGGAATGGGTTTGTCAACTATGATGGTGCAATCAAAGGTGAAGATGGGATGATTTTAGTCAACGGTTCAAGTTCTGTTGATTTCTGTCCTGAGAATCCAGAAATGTTGACAGACAAGAAGTCTGGAGAAGAAGAACCGTTGGTCCTTGGAGAAAAGAAGGTGGTAAAGGAGAAAcggaaaaagacaaaaaagccTCCAAAGCCACCGCGACCTCCCAGAGGTCCATCATTGGATGCTGCTGACATGAAGCTGGTTCGAGAGATCTCTGAGCTTGCTATGTTGAAGCGGGCAAGGATTGAACGGATGAAAgcattgaagaagatgaaagcaGCCAAGGCAACATCACCAAGTGGCAGCCTGTGTGCTATGGTCATCACCATACTCTTCTGCCTTGTAATAATTTTTCAAG GCTTCCTTGGTTCTCGTGTATCACGCCCATAG
- the LOC122092379 gene encoding pentatricopeptide repeat-containing protein At5g66520-like yields the protein MQVTKQLQAHIIVAGHQLQQEQYLQKLITFFAISNSSSLHHACLIFSNILTPSSFLYNIMIRAYAASSDPRQALNLYNQMLVEGTPPDNYTFPFLLKACSILPHLSKGKETHCQILKHGLHSDIFIQNALIHLYGCNGKIELAHRAFQEMGFDRDIVSWTTLVHCLANFDSIESARRLFDKMPTRSVVSYSALISGYVRVGRYKEALELFRDSQMAAMEPNDCTIMGVLCACANLGALDLGRWIHSYISQRKGTIMDTQKNTALIDMYFKCGSIENALHVFLGTKEKLVGEWTAMISGMAMHGLGHKSIELFEEMLSSGVKPSAVTFVALLSGCTHSGLVDKGLEYFGRMKEEFGIEPTIEHFGCVVDLLSRAGQIERALQFIREMPMEANSAIWGALLNACRVYKNVEIAELAGEWLVNEQPWNRALYVALMSLYREAGRRECVKKVKQEMEKAGCRKYPGCSLVEVNGICYEFVVGDKSLPYVSELCYNLGQLVMEVEDDSNNDDNWIIAHYTG from the coding sequence ATGCAAGTAACCAAGCAGCTACAAGCCCACATAATAGTCGCCGGACATCAACTTCAGCAAGAGCAGTACCTCCAAAAGCTCATCACCTTCTTCGCCATCTCCAACTCTTCGTCTCTGCACCATGCCTGCCTCATCTTCTCCAACATCCTAACCCCATCATCCTTCCTTTACAACATCATGATCAGAGCATACGCTGCCAGCTCCGATCCCCGTCAAGCATTAAATCTCTACAATCAAATGCTAGTAGAAGGCACCCCGCCGGACAATTACACCTTCCCTTTCTTGCTCAAAGCGTGTTCCATTCTCCCCCATCTCTCCAAAGGCAAAGAGACACACTGCCAAATTCTCAAGCACGGCCTCCACTCTGATATCTTCATCCAAAACGCGTTGATCCACCTCTACGGATGCAATGGCAAGATCGAGTTGGCACATCGAGCCTTCCAGGAGATGGGTTTTGATCGGGATATTGTTTCGTGGACCACTTTGGTCCATTGCCTGGCGAACTTCGACTCTATTGAGTCGGCACGTAGGCTGTTCGATAAAATGCCGACGAGAAGCGTTGTTTCATACAGTGCCTTGATATCCGGCTATGTTCGTGTGGGACGTTATAAGGAAGCATTAGAGCTGTTTCGAGATTCTCAAATGGCGGCCATGGAACCTAATGATTGTACGATCATGGGTGTCCTTTGTGCCTGCGCTAATCTTGGGGCTTTGGATTTGGGTCGGTGGATTCATTCCTATATCTCCCAGAGAAAAGGGACGATTATGGATACTCAAAAAAATACTGCGCTAATTGATATGTACTTCAAATGTGGGAGCATAGAAAACGCACTGCACGTCTTCTTGGGAACCAAAGAGAAGTTGGTGGGTGAATGGACTGCTATGATATCCGGGATGGCCATGCATGGTCTTGGCCACAAATCCATTGAGTTGTTCGAAGAAATGCTGAGCTCAGGAGTTAAACCCAGCGCTGTAACCTTTGTCGCACTGCTCTCTGGATGCACTCATTCGGGATTGGTGGACAAAGGTCTGGAGTATTTTGGGAGGATGAAAGAAGAGTTCGGGATTGAACCCACGATTGAACATTTTGGTTGTGTGGTCGACCTGCTCAGTCGAGCTGGACAGATTGAACGAGCACTCCAATTCATCCGGGAGATGCCAATGGAGGCTAATTCTGCCATCTGGGGTGCTCTTCTGAATGCCTGTAGGGTATACAAGAACGTGGAGATTGCTGAATTAGCTGGGGAATGGTTGGTTAACGAGCAGCCATGGAATAGAGCTCTGTATGTGGCTTTGATGAGTTTGTATAGAGAAGCTGGGAGAAGGGAATGTGTGAAGAAGGTGAAGCAGGAGATGGAGAAGGCTGGTTGTAGAAAGTACCCTGGGTGTAGTTTGGTTGAAGTGAACGGCATCTGTTATGAGTTTGTGGTGGGCGATAAATCACTACCTTATGTTTCAGAATTGTGTTACAATTTGGGTCAATTGGTCATGGAAGTGGAGGATGATAGTAACAATGATGATAATTGGATCATCGCACATTACACCGGCTGA